In Spirosoma aureum, a single genomic region encodes these proteins:
- the rpoB gene encoding DNA-directed RNA polymerase subunit beta, with product MATNAKISTRKNFATIQPVIGYPDFLDIQVKSFKDFFQLDTPSNQRSEEGLFKVFQENFPISDSRENFKLEFIDYSVDPPKYSVDESIDRGLTYSVPLKAKLRLSNNDPDNEDFETIEQEVFLGNIPYMTEKGSFVINGAERVIVSQLHRSPGVFFSMSKHTNGTKLYSARIIPFKGSWIEFSTDVNNVMYAYIDRKKKFPVTTLLRAIGFGSDKDILDLFGLSEEVPATPANLKKAIGRRLAARVLRTWTEDFVDEDTGEVVSISRNEVLLERDSAISADDIDVITDSGQKSVILHKEDMNMADYNIIYNTLQKDSSNSEKEAVEQIYRQLRNADAPDEQTAREIIQSLFFSDKRYDLGDVGRYRINKKLGLDISSEMKVLTTEDIVSIVKYLIGLINSKAVVDDIDHLSNRRVRTVGEQLYAQFGVGLARMARTIKERMNVRDNEDFKPVDLINARTLSSVINSFFGTNQLSQFMDQTNPLAEVTHKRRMSALGPGGLSRERAGFEVRDVHYTHYGRLCTIETPEGPNIGLISSLCVYAKINSMGFIETPYRIIENGKVSIDKPVMYLTAEEEDTHYIAQANAGIDDKGNFHVDRLKARFEGDFPMAEPANVTFMDIAPNQIVSVAASMIPFLEHDDANRALMGSNMQRQAVPLLRPEAPIVGTGLEGRVAVDSRTLVIAEADGVIEFVDSTKIVVRYELDDDQLAVTFDEDRKTYNLIKFRRTNQDTCINLKPTVLKGQKVKKGDVLCEGYATQAGELALGRNMKVAFMPWQGYNFEDAIVISERVVREDIFTSIHIEEFELEVRDTKRGEEELTSEIPNVSEETVRNLDENGIVRIGTEVKEGDILIGKITPKGESDPTPEEKLLRAIFGDKAGDVKDASKKAPPSLKGVVIDTKLFARPAKEDRGKHKDEVKALMKKYGRELNDFRARMIEKVVTLLDGKTSVGVKHKFGDEIVSKGVKFNRKNITENLFPDKNSYRDESGYAVPEEANILIDVNLDGWTDDDKLNQMIVHLVKNYNNRRSEITGRFKRERFTLEVGDELPAGIVKLAKVYIAKKRKLKVGDKMAGRHGNKGVVARIVRDEDMPFLEDGTKVDIVLNPLGVPSRMNLGQIYETVLAWAGQKLDRKYATPIFDGATEQQVVDELDAAGLPSFGRTYLYNGLTGDRFDQPVTVGIIYMLKLGHLVDDKMHARSIGPYSLITQQPLGGKAQFGGQRFGEMEVWALEAFGASNILQEILTVKSDDVVGRAKAYEAIVKGENLPKPNIPESFNVLVHELRGLALEITLE from the coding sequence TTGGCTACAAACGCGAAAATCAGTACGCGCAAAAATTTTGCGACGATTCAGCCAGTGATTGGGTATCCAGATTTTTTGGATATTCAAGTAAAATCCTTCAAAGATTTTTTCCAGCTTGATACCCCCTCGAATCAACGTTCGGAGGAAGGATTATTCAAGGTTTTTCAGGAAAACTTCCCAATTTCAGACTCCCGCGAGAATTTCAAGCTGGAGTTCATTGATTATTCTGTTGATCCACCGAAATACTCCGTTGACGAGTCTATTGATCGGGGGTTAACGTACTCGGTGCCTTTGAAAGCCAAGCTGCGCCTGTCGAACAACGATCCCGATAACGAGGATTTTGAAACGATCGAGCAGGAGGTATTCCTGGGTAACATTCCGTACATGACCGAGAAAGGCTCCTTCGTCATTAACGGAGCAGAACGGGTGATTGTTTCACAATTGCACCGTTCGCCAGGCGTGTTCTTCTCCATGAGCAAGCACACAAATGGCACCAAACTCTATTCAGCCCGGATTATTCCATTTAAAGGATCATGGATCGAGTTCTCGACTGACGTTAACAACGTCATGTATGCGTACATCGACCGGAAAAAGAAATTCCCGGTTACAACGCTGTTGCGTGCCATTGGTTTTGGGTCAGATAAAGACATTCTTGATCTGTTTGGTCTGTCAGAAGAAGTACCGGCAACGCCAGCAAACCTGAAAAAAGCGATCGGTCGCCGGTTAGCTGCCCGGGTACTGCGTACATGGACCGAAGACTTCGTCGATGAAGACACAGGTGAAGTAGTTTCGATTAGCCGGAATGAGGTATTGCTTGAGCGTGACTCGGCTATCTCAGCAGACGATATCGATGTAATTACGGATTCAGGTCAGAAGTCAGTCATCCTGCATAAGGAGGATATGAATATGGCCGATTACAATATCATTTATAATACGCTGCAGAAAGATAGCTCAAACTCTGAAAAAGAGGCCGTTGAGCAAATCTATCGGCAGCTTCGGAATGCTGATGCACCCGATGAGCAAACTGCTCGGGAAATCATCCAGAGTTTGTTCTTTTCAGACAAACGGTATGATCTTGGTGATGTTGGCCGTTACCGGATTAACAAAAAACTCGGTCTCGACATTTCTTCGGAGATGAAGGTTCTAACGACAGAAGATATTGTTTCTATCGTGAAATACCTGATTGGCCTGATTAACTCGAAAGCCGTTGTCGATGATATTGACCACCTTAGCAACCGGCGTGTCCGTACAGTAGGTGAGCAGTTATATGCCCAGTTTGGTGTTGGTTTGGCCCGGATGGCCCGGACAATCAAAGAACGGATGAACGTACGGGATAACGAGGACTTTAAACCCGTTGACCTGATTAACGCCCGTACTCTGTCGTCGGTGATCAATTCGTTCTTTGGAACAAACCAGCTGTCGCAGTTCATGGACCAGACTAACCCACTAGCTGAAGTGACGCACAAGCGTCGTATGTCAGCTCTGGGACCCGGTGGTCTGTCGCGCGAACGGGCCGGTTTCGAGGTTCGTGACGTACACTACACGCACTACGGTCGTCTGTGTACCATCGAAACCCCGGAAGGTCCGAACATCGGTCTGATTTCGTCACTTTGCGTCTATGCTAAAATCAATAGCATGGGCTTTATCGAAACCCCGTACCGTATCATTGAAAACGGTAAGGTGTCTATAGATAAGCCTGTGATGTATCTGACGGCTGAAGAAGAAGATACGCATTATATCGCACAGGCAAACGCCGGTATTGATGATAAGGGTAACTTCCACGTCGATCGCCTGAAGGCTCGTTTTGAAGGTGACTTCCCGATGGCTGAACCTGCGAATGTAACGTTCATGGATATAGCGCCGAACCAGATTGTATCGGTGGCTGCTTCCATGATTCCGTTCCTTGAGCACGACGATGCAAACCGCGCCCTGATGGGATCGAACATGCAGCGTCAGGCAGTTCCACTGCTCCGCCCGGAAGCTCCGATTGTAGGAACGGGTCTGGAAGGACGTGTAGCTGTTGATTCACGGACGCTGGTTATTGCGGAAGCTGATGGTGTTATTGAGTTTGTTGATTCAACCAAAATCGTAGTTCGCTACGAGCTTGATGATGATCAACTGGCAGTAACATTTGATGAAGACCGGAAGACTTATAACCTGATCAAATTCCGTCGGACGAACCAGGATACTTGCATCAACCTTAAACCAACTGTCCTGAAAGGTCAGAAAGTGAAGAAGGGCGATGTACTTTGCGAAGGCTATGCTACACAGGCTGGCGAGTTAGCACTTGGCCGGAACATGAAGGTTGCCTTCATGCCATGGCAAGGGTATAACTTCGAGGATGCTATTGTGATTTCGGAGCGGGTTGTTCGTGAAGATATTTTCACTTCGATCCACATCGAAGAATTTGAACTGGAAGTACGCGACACGAAGCGTGGTGAAGAGGAATTAACCTCCGAAATTCCGAACGTAAGCGAAGAAACGGTTCGTAACCTTGACGAAAACGGTATCGTTCGTATTGGTACAGAAGTGAAGGAAGGCGATATTCTGATTGGTAAGATTACACCAAAAGGAGAGAGCGATCCTACGCCAGAAGAAAAACTGCTCCGTGCTATCTTCGGTGACAAAGCCGGTGACGTGAAAGATGCTTCTAAAAAGGCACCACCGTCATTGAAAGGCGTTGTTATTGACACTAAGTTGTTTGCGCGCCCGGCTAAAGAAGACCGGGGTAAGCACAAAGACGAAGTGAAAGCACTGATGAAGAAATATGGCCGTGAGCTGAATGACTTCCGTGCCCGCATGATCGAAAAAGTGGTTACGCTTCTCGATGGCAAAACCAGCGTGGGTGTTAAGCATAAATTCGGTGATGAAATTGTCAGTAAAGGTGTGAAGTTTAACCGGAAGAACATTACGGAAAACTTATTCCCTGACAAGAACTCATATCGCGACGAAAGTGGTTACGCTGTGCCGGAAGAAGCGAACATCCTGATCGATGTCAATTTAGATGGCTGGACGGACGATGATAAGCTGAATCAGATGATTGTTCATCTGGTGAAGAACTACAACAATCGTCGGAGCGAAATTACGGGCCGATTCAAGCGTGAACGCTTTACACTTGAAGTTGGTGATGAATTGCCAGCAGGTATCGTGAAACTGGCTAAGGTCTATATCGCTAAGAAGCGGAAGCTGAAAGTAGGGGATAAGATGGCCGGTCGTCACGGTAACAAAGGGGTTGTTGCCCGGATTGTACGGGATGAAGACATGCCATTCCTGGAAGATGGAACAAAAGTCGATATCGTATTGAATCCACTTGGCGTACCATCTCGTATGAACCTTGGGCAGATTTATGAAACCGTATTAGCATGGGCTGGTCAGAAACTGGATCGGAAGTATGCAACGCCAATTTTTGACGGAGCTACAGAACAACAAGTTGTTGATGAGTTAGATGCTGCCGGTTTGCCATCATTTGGTCGTACATACCTCTATAATGGTCTAACGGGTGACCGCTTCGATCAACCTGTAACAGTCGGTATCATCTACATGCTCAAACTCGGACACCTGGTGGACGATAAGATGCACGCTCGTTCAATTGGACCCTACTCGCTCATTACCCAGCAACCACTGGGTGGTAAGGCGCAGTTTGGTGGTCAACGGTTCGGGGAGATGGAAGTGTGGGCGTTGGAGGCCTTCGGGGCATCGAACATCCTGCAGGAAATCCTGACGGTGAAGTCGGATGACGTTGTTGGCCGCGCGAAGGCATACGAAGCGATCGTGAAAGGTGAAAACCTGCCGAAGCCGAATATTCCGGAGTCGTTCAACGTACTCGTTCACGAATTGCGTGGTCTGGCACTTGAAATTACATTAGAGTAA
- the rplL gene encoding 50S ribosomal protein L7/L12 — protein MADLKAFAEQLVSLTVKEVNELAAILKDEYGIEPAAAAPVMVAGGAAGGGDAAPAVAEKTSFDVVLKAAGAAKLAVVKLVKDLTGLGLKEAKELVDTAPKPVKEGVSKDEAEALRKQLEEAGAEVEVK, from the coding sequence ATGGCAGATTTGAAAGCGTTCGCTGAGCAGCTTGTAAGCCTGACGGTTAAAGAAGTTAACGAACTGGCTGCTATCCTGAAGGATGAGTACGGAATTGAGCCGGCTGCTGCCGCTCCCGTAATGGTAGCTGGTGGTGCTGCAGGTGGCGGTGATGCTGCTCCAGCTGTTGCCGAGAAAACTTCGTTCGACGTAGTTTTAAAAGCGGCTGGTGCTGCTAAACTAGCTGTTGTGAAACTGGTTAAAGATCTGACAGGTCTGGGACTGAAAGAGGCTAAAGAATTAGTCGATACAGCACCGAAACCAGTTAAAGAAGGCGTTAGCAAAGACGAAGCAGAAGCACTGCGGAAACAACTCGAAGAAGCTGGTGCTGAAGTAGAAGTTAAGTAA
- the rplJ gene encoding 50S ribosomal protein L10, which produces MKREEKGAIIEELTDKFQSIPFFYITEANGMTVAETNNLRRMCFERGIEYKVVKNSFIKKALETLDTDFTPFNETVLHGQSAVMFHPENGKAPAQLIKEFRRTNDKLQLKAASIDYSLFIGADQLDTLISLKSKQELIGEIIGLLQSPAKNVISALQGGGNKLAGILKTLSEREEAA; this is translated from the coding sequence ATGAAGCGCGAGGAAAAAGGAGCGATTATTGAGGAATTAACTGACAAGTTTCAGAGCATTCCCTTCTTCTACATCACGGAAGCCAATGGCATGACGGTTGCTGAAACCAACAATCTCCGTCGGATGTGTTTTGAGCGGGGCATCGAGTACAAAGTGGTGAAGAATTCCTTCATCAAAAAAGCACTCGAAACCCTGGATACGGATTTTACGCCGTTCAACGAGACGGTGCTTCATGGCCAGTCAGCGGTGATGTTTCACCCTGAAAATGGTAAAGCACCGGCACAGCTTATCAAGGAGTTCCGCAGAACAAATGATAAACTGCAACTGAAGGCTGCATCGATTGATTATAGCCTGTTTATTGGCGCTGACCAACTTGATACGCTCATCTCACTGAAGAGCAAGCAGGAACTGATCGGCGAAATTATCGGCCTGTTGCAATCACCTGCCAAAAACGTCATCTCGGCGTTGCAAGGCGGTGGCAACAAACTGGCCGGTATCCTCAAAACGTTGTCGGAGCGCGAGGAAGCAGCTTAG
- the rplA gene encoding 50S ribosomal protein L1 — translation MAKLTKKQKEAQSKYDAAKEYSLEQAASILKEISYTKFDASVDIDVRLGVDPRKADQMVRGVATLPHGTGKTVRVLVLCTPDKENEAKEAGADYVGLDDYIQKIEQGWTDVDVIITMPNVMAKVGRLGKVLGPRGLMPNPKSGTVTPDVAKAVREVKAGKIDFKVDKTGIIHTSIGKVSFTPEKLAENAQEVISTLMRLKPSSAKGTYVKTIYLSSTMSPGVSIDKGTVAGI, via the coding sequence ATGGCTAAGTTAACGAAAAAACAAAAAGAAGCTCAGTCGAAGTACGACGCTGCTAAAGAATATTCGCTGGAACAAGCAGCTTCTATTCTGAAGGAGATTTCGTACACTAAATTCGACGCTTCTGTGGATATTGATGTACGGTTAGGCGTTGATCCGCGTAAAGCCGACCAAATGGTACGTGGCGTAGCTACGTTGCCACACGGTACGGGTAAAACGGTTCGCGTTCTGGTGCTTTGCACCCCGGACAAGGAGAACGAAGCGAAAGAGGCAGGTGCCGATTACGTAGGGCTGGATGATTACATTCAGAAGATCGAACAGGGCTGGACGGACGTTGACGTGATTATCACGATGCCGAACGTAATGGCTAAAGTTGGTCGTCTGGGTAAAGTTCTGGGTCCACGTGGTCTGATGCCAAACCCGAAATCGGGTACGGTAACACCTGACGTAGCAAAAGCTGTTCGCGAGGTGAAGGCTGGTAAAATCGACTTTAAAGTTGACAAAACCGGTATCATTCACACCAGTATTGGTAAAGTGTCGTTTACGCCAGAAAAACTGGCCGAAAACGCTCAGGAAGTTATATCGACACTGATGCGCCTGAAGCCTTCATCGGCAAAAGGTACATACGTGAAGACAATATACCTGTCGAGCACAATGAGTCCGGGAGTAAGTATTGATAAAGGCACAGTAGCCGGAATTTAA
- the rplK gene encoding 50S ribosomal protein L11, whose protein sequence is MAKEVGGYVKLQVKGGQANPSPPIGPALGSKGLNIMEFCKQFNGRTQDKVGTVLPVLITYYKDKSFDFVIKTPPAPILLMEAAKLKGGSAQPNRNKVGSVSWDQIRTIAETKMPDLNAFTIESAMKQVAGTARSMGITVTGAAPFEN, encoded by the coding sequence ATGGCAAAAGAAGTAGGTGGCTATGTAAAGCTGCAAGTCAAAGGCGGGCAGGCTAACCCCTCACCTCCGATCGGTCCGGCGCTTGGTTCCAAAGGTTTAAACATCATGGAATTCTGCAAGCAGTTCAATGGCCGTACGCAGGATAAAGTAGGTACGGTATTGCCGGTTTTGATTACGTACTATAAGGATAAGTCCTTTGATTTCGTCATCAAAACTCCGCCAGCACCAATTCTGCTGATGGAAGCGGCTAAACTGAAAGGTGGCTCTGCTCAACCAAACCGCAACAAAGTTGGCTCCGTATCATGGGATCAAATCCGGACAATCGCTGAAACGAAAATGCCTGATTTGAACGCTTTCACGATCGAGTCTGCGATGAAGCAAGTGGCCGGAACGGCCCGCAGCATGGGAATTACGGTGACTGGCGCTGCGCCATTCGAGAACTAA
- the nusG gene encoding transcription termination/antitermination protein NusG — MSGIQWYVIRAVSGQEKKIKSYLDNEIIRQKLDEIIPQVLIPSEKVYEMRNGKKRVREKSFFPGYIMISADLGNNRALDLILNMPGVLGFLGNSQAGTTTKVPVPLRQSEVNRMLGRMEEEAQEVAAPTVGYLKGENVKVVDGPFGGFIGTVEEVFDDRKKLNVVVKIFGRSTPVELSYAQVEKES; from the coding sequence ATGAGCGGCATACAGTGGTACGTCATTCGGGCGGTATCGGGGCAGGAGAAGAAGATCAAATCCTATCTCGATAACGAAATTATCCGGCAAAAGTTGGATGAAATCATCCCGCAGGTTCTTATTCCTTCGGAGAAGGTGTATGAAATGCGCAATGGAAAGAAACGCGTTCGTGAGAAATCGTTTTTTCCGGGTTATATCATGATTTCGGCCGATTTGGGTAATAACCGTGCGCTCGACCTGATCCTGAACATGCCAGGTGTTCTGGGATTTCTGGGAAATTCGCAGGCGGGCACAACGACCAAAGTTCCAGTTCCGTTACGGCAGTCAGAAGTTAATCGTATGCTGGGCCGGATGGAGGAAGAAGCACAGGAAGTCGCAGCGCCAACAGTAGGTTACCTCAAAGGTGAAAATGTAAAAGTTGTTGATGGGCCGTTTGGCGGTTTCATTGGCACTGTGGAAGAAGTATTCGACGACCGGAAGAAATTGAACGTCGTTGTTAAGATATTTGGCCGGAGTACTCCGGTAGAACTCAGTTACGCACAAGTAGAAAAAGAAAGCTAA
- the secE gene encoding preprotein translocase subunit SecE yields MDKFISFLKASWEEVQHNVTWPKFGDLQSSSTLVLVASLIFALLVGLIDLVFENGLNAFYQSF; encoded by the coding sequence ATGGACAAGTTTATATCGTTTCTGAAAGCCTCTTGGGAGGAGGTTCAGCATAACGTGACTTGGCCTAAATTCGGCGATCTGCAGTCCAGTTCAACGCTGGTATTGGTAGCATCGCTGATTTTTGCGCTATTGGTCGGGTTAATTGATTTAGTATTTGAGAACGGACTGAATGCATTTTATCAGTCATTCTAA
- the tuf gene encoding elongation factor Tu: MAKENFDRSKPHVNIGTIGHVDHGKTTLTAAITKVLAEKGLAAIRDFSSIDNAPEEKERGITINTSHVEYSTANRHYAHVDCPGHADYVKNMVTGAAQMDGAILVVAATDGPMPQTREHILLARQVGVPQLVVFMNKVDMVDDPELLELVEMEIRELLSFYNFDGDNIPVIQGSALGGLNGDAKWVKTIEELMDSVDSFIPLPPRQTDLPFLMPVEDVFSITGRGTVATGRIERGIINSGEQVEILGMGAENLKSVVTGVEMFRKILDRGEAGDNVGLLLRGIEKTDIRRGMVICKPGSVTPHLRFKAEVYVLSKEEGGRHTPFFNKYRPQFYFRTTDVTGEITLPANVEMVMPGDNITIEVSLINKIAMEKGLRFAIREGGRTVGAGQVTEILD; the protein is encoded by the coding sequence ATGGCAAAAGAGAATTTTGACCGCTCGAAACCGCACGTAAACATCGGTACGATTGGTCACGTTGACCACGGTAAAACGACGCTGACGGCTGCCATTACGAAAGTGCTGGCCGAAAAGGGTCTGGCCGCAATTCGGGACTTCTCCTCGATTGACAACGCTCCGGAAGAAAAAGAGCGTGGTATCACCATCAATACATCGCACGTTGAGTACTCTACAGCTAACCGCCACTATGCGCACGTTGACTGCCCAGGCCACGCTGACTATGTGAAAAACATGGTAACGGGTGCTGCTCAAATGGACGGTGCTATCCTCGTGGTAGCCGCAACGGACGGTCCAATGCCACAGACTCGTGAGCACATCCTGCTTGCTCGTCAGGTAGGTGTACCTCAGCTCGTTGTGTTCATGAATAAAGTGGACATGGTGGACGATCCAGAGTTGCTCGAACTCGTAGAAATGGAAATCCGCGAACTGTTGAGCTTCTACAACTTTGACGGTGACAATATCCCAGTTATTCAAGGTTCGGCTCTTGGTGGCCTGAACGGCGATGCTAAATGGGTTAAAACCATCGAAGAACTGATGGATAGCGTTGACAGCTTTATCCCACTTCCTCCTCGTCAGACGGATCTTCCGTTCCTGATGCCGGTTGAAGACGTGTTCTCGATCACAGGTCGTGGTACAGTTGCTACAGGCCGTATTGAGCGGGGTATCATCAACTCAGGCGAACAGGTTGAAATCCTGGGTATGGGTGCTGAAAACCTGAAATCAGTTGTAACTGGTGTTGAAATGTTCCGGAAAATTCTGGACCGTGGCGAAGCTGGTGACAACGTAGGTCTGCTGCTCCGTGGTATCGAAAAAACCGATATCCGTCGTGGCATGGTAATCTGCAAACCAGGTTCTGTAACTCCTCACCTGCGGTTTAAAGCTGAAGTTTATGTACTCTCGAAAGAGGAAGGTGGCCGTCACACGCCGTTCTTCAACAAGTACCGTCCTCAGTTCTACTTCCGTACCACTGACGTAACTGGCGAAATTACATTGCCTGCTAACGTTGAGATGGTAATGCCGGGTGATAACATTACAATTGAAGTTAGTCTGATCAACAAAATCGCTATGGAAAAGGGACTCCGTTTCGCTATCCGCGAAGGTGGTCGTACCGTAGGTGCTGGTCAGGTAACAGAAATCCTCGATTAA
- a CDS encoding M13 family metallopeptidase: MNKQLIFLSAMTIAVSVKATDGTASRFYRNRPSYTIEGSKVPRPGVPPRKFIDPQNMDLSVKPGDNFYQYANGNWIRTNPIPASKTSWGSFNELREKSLDAMKSLLEEATKTTTRGRLYQMVGDYYTSGMDSVTLEKRGFDPIKSDLARIDKVNNKALFLDELAYQRTQGNGMLFGFGVTPDRKNVSKYLPQLAQGGTTLPDRDYYLKNDARSQKIRDAYHDNLVSMFALIGEEPTQASQDADVIMRMETAIAKAQMPRVEMRDPYKTYNKLTVSAFSQKTPGISWADQLTKYGAKGQDTVLVQSPAFFHSLDSLLTATPIEDLRTYMRWNILKNAAPYLSDAFVQQNFAFTKVLTGQKEQTPRWQRVSSLIDGTLSDLLGQLYVQSYFKPEAKQRMLALVDNLEASYKDHIKNLDWMSEDTKKKALVKLLAFKRKIGYPDKWKVYEGVVISRNDFYGNVKSANKWQYNHVLGRLGKPVDRTEWGMTPPTVNAQYSPVNNDISFPAAILQFPFFDFDADDAVNYGGIGAVIGHEMTHGFDDSGRQYDADGTLRDWWSKDDATKFKERADKVRDQFFGFKVLDSIKVNGQLTLGENLADLGGLAIAYDAFKKTPQGKSKTKIDGFTPDQRFFLSWAQVWRSNQLPESTAQRIMTDPHAPDVYRVNGPLSNIDAWYQAFAIQPGDKLYKPKEQRIKVW, translated from the coding sequence ATGAATAAACAACTGATTTTTCTATCGGCAATGACCATTGCTGTTAGCGTTAAGGCTACAGATGGTACAGCATCCCGGTTTTACCGGAACAGACCTTCTTATACGATTGAAGGAAGTAAGGTGCCACGGCCGGGTGTACCACCCCGTAAATTCATCGATCCGCAAAATATGGATCTGTCCGTAAAGCCGGGCGATAATTTCTACCAGTATGCAAACGGAAACTGGATTCGGACGAACCCCATTCCTGCTTCTAAAACCTCATGGGGAAGTTTTAATGAATTGCGCGAGAAGAGTCTGGACGCTATGAAGTCGCTGCTCGAGGAGGCAACGAAAACCACAACCAGAGGTCGGCTTTATCAAATGGTAGGCGATTATTATACCAGCGGTATGGATAGCGTAACGCTCGAAAAACGCGGCTTTGATCCAATCAAGTCCGATTTGGCTCGCATTGATAAAGTCAACAATAAAGCATTGTTTCTCGATGAGCTGGCCTATCAGCGCACCCAGGGCAATGGCATGTTATTTGGCTTTGGTGTAACGCCAGACCGAAAAAATGTAAGCAAGTATTTACCTCAACTTGCTCAGGGAGGGACTACACTACCCGATCGCGATTACTATCTGAAAAATGATGCCCGGAGCCAAAAGATCCGTGATGCGTATCATGATAATCTGGTCAGCATGTTCGCATTGATTGGCGAAGAGCCAACTCAGGCTTCACAGGATGCCGATGTGATCATGCGTATGGAAACGGCCATAGCTAAAGCGCAAATGCCGCGTGTTGAGATGCGTGACCCATACAAGACGTATAATAAATTGACCGTGTCTGCTTTTAGCCAGAAAACCCCCGGAATTAGTTGGGCCGACCAACTGACGAAATACGGCGCCAAAGGCCAGGACACGGTACTCGTGCAAAGCCCTGCCTTTTTTCATTCTCTCGATAGTTTGTTAACAGCTACTCCTATCGAAGACCTGCGAACATACATGCGCTGGAATATTTTAAAGAATGCAGCACCCTATCTAAGCGATGCTTTTGTTCAGCAGAATTTTGCCTTTACGAAGGTATTGACTGGTCAGAAAGAGCAGACACCACGCTGGCAGCGTGTGAGCAGCCTGATCGATGGTACACTCAGCGACCTCCTTGGGCAACTTTACGTGCAAAGCTATTTTAAGCCTGAAGCCAAACAGCGAATGCTGGCCCTGGTCGACAATCTAGAAGCTTCCTACAAAGACCATATCAAAAATCTGGACTGGATGAGCGAAGACACTAAAAAGAAGGCACTTGTAAAATTGCTGGCGTTTAAGCGAAAAATTGGTTATCCCGACAAGTGGAAGGTGTACGAGGGTGTTGTTATCAGCCGGAATGATTTTTATGGTAATGTAAAATCAGCCAATAAATGGCAGTATAATCACGTACTTGGCCGATTGGGTAAGCCAGTCGATCGGACGGAGTGGGGCATGACGCCACCAACCGTAAATGCGCAATACAGCCCGGTCAATAACGATATTTCGTTTCCTGCCGCTATTCTGCAATTTCCATTCTTTGATTTCGATGCCGACGATGCCGTTAATTATGGCGGCATCGGTGCTGTTATCGGCCATGAAATGACGCACGGCTTCGACGACTCTGGCCGACAATATGACGCTGATGGAACCTTACGCGATTGGTGGAGCAAAGACGATGCTACGAAATTTAAAGAACGTGCCGACAAAGTACGGGATCAGTTTTTCGGCTTTAAAGTACTGGATTCTATAAAAGTAAACGGACAACTGACATTAGGCGAAAACCTGGCCGATCTGGGCGGACTGGCTATCGCCTACGATGCCTTCAAGAAAACGCCACAGGGTAAGTCAAAAACCAAGATAGATGGATTTACGCCCGATCAACGGTTTTTCCTTTCATGGGCACAGGTGTGGCGAAGTAATCAACTTCCCGAATCGACGGCGCAACGAATTATGACTGACCCGCACGCACCTGACGTTTATCGGGTCAATGGGCCGCTCTCGAACATTGATGCCTGGTATCAGGCGTTTGCTATTCAGCCTGGCGACAAGCTGTACAAGCCAAAAGAACAGCGGATTAAGGTTTGGTAG
- a CDS encoding thioredoxin family protein, translating into MNRLFLFFAAFVMLTISAFRTTLPIEPTSGPKAEAKHIKWLTIQEAYTLTQKKPKKFVVDVYTDWCGWCKVMDRETFSKPAIVDYVNENFYAVRFNAEQTQDIKLGKETFKYVSTGGRGVHELAAALLRNQMSYPTTVFLDEKFQLIQPIAGYLEPRTFHQIITYFGRDYHQKEPFDQYKAGTYAKEFQTALAGK; encoded by the coding sequence ATGAATCGTCTGTTCCTTTTCTTTGCCGCTTTCGTGATGCTCACGATCAGCGCGTTTCGAACTACGTTGCCCATTGAACCAACGAGTGGCCCTAAGGCTGAGGCAAAACACATAAAATGGTTGACTATTCAGGAAGCCTACACGCTGACCCAAAAAAAACCTAAAAAGTTTGTGGTCGATGTGTATACCGATTGGTGCGGATGGTGTAAGGTTATGGATCGTGAAACCTTCTCTAAGCCCGCGATCGTAGATTATGTGAACGAGAATTTTTACGCTGTTCGTTTTAATGCCGAACAGACTCAGGATATAAAGCTTGGTAAAGAGACCTTCAAATATGTCAGCACAGGTGGCCGCGGAGTTCATGAACTGGCCGCAGCCCTATTACGAAACCAGATGAGCTATCCGACGACAGTTTTTCTGGATGAAAAATTTCAGCTTATTCAACCGATTGCTGGTTATCTGGAACCCCGTACATTTCATCAGATTATTACCTATTTCGGAAGAGATTACCACCAGAAAGAGCCCTTCGATCAATACAAGGCGGGCACCTATGCCAAAGAATTCCAAACGGCACTGGCAGGAAAATAA